From the Patescibacteria group bacterium genome, one window contains:
- the ddlA gene encoding D-alanine--D-alanine ligase, with amino-acid sequence MKKINIGILFGGKSAEHEVSLQSAKNIFEAIDKKKYNPILIGIDKSGKWLLSDSSKFLLNADNPKLIRLNQASDHVALVPQSGGKISNLFHKGKKKSIDVIFPILHGPFGEDGTVQGLLKLANIPFVGASVLGSAVGMDKDVMKRLLRDAGLPIGKFITLNSGDKIPGYKTIAEKIGMPCFIKPANMGSSVGVSKVNSQGEYLKAIKNAWQYDTKILIEEYIKGREIECSVLGNANPIASVPGEVTPSHEFYSYEAKYLDEKGAILEIPAKLPSQTIKKIQALAVKTFKTLSCEGPGRVDFFLKKNGDIIVNEINTMPGFTKISMYPKLWEASGIAYAELIDKLIQLAIERFNKEQNLKTNYVK; translated from the coding sequence ATGAAAAAAATTAATATCGGCATACTGTTTGGCGGTAAATCCGCCGAACACGAAGTCTCTCTGCAGTCGGCAAAAAATATTTTTGAAGCGATTGATAAAAAAAAATACAATCCTATTTTAATCGGCATTGATAAATCCGGCAAATGGCTGTTAAGCGACAGCTCTAAATTCCTGCTTAACGCGGACAACCCCAAATTAATAAGGCTCAATCAAGCCAGCGACCACGTGGCTTTAGTGCCTCAAAGCGGCGGCAAAATATCAAATTTATTCCACAAAGGCAAGAAAAAATCCATTGACGTCATTTTCCCGATCTTGCACGGCCCTTTCGGCGAAGACGGCACGGTCCAAGGCTTATTAAAGCTCGCTAATATTCCTTTCGTCGGCGCCAGCGTTCTAGGCTCGGCGGTCGGCATGGATAAAGACGTAATGAAGCGCTTATTGCGCGACGCCGGCCTGCCTATCGGAAAATTTATCACTCTCAATTCAGGCGATAAAATTCCCGGATATAAAACCATCGCGGAAAAAATCGGCATGCCCTGCTTCATAAAACCGGCTAACATGGGCTCGTCGGTCGGCGTGAGTAAAGTCAATAGCCAAGGCGAATATTTAAAGGCCATAAAAAACGCCTGGCAATATGACACAAAAATTTTAATAGAAGAATATATCAAGGGCAGAGAAATTGAATGTTCGGTTTTAGGCAACGCCAACCCTATCGCCTCCGTACCCGGCGAAGTGACCCCCAGCCATGAATTTTATTCTTATGAAGCCAAATATCTTGATGAAAAAGGCGCGATTTTAGAAATTCCCGCAAAACTGCCCAGCCAAACCATAAAAAAAATCCAGGCTTTAGCCGTAAAAACGTTTAAAACTTTATCTTGCGAAGGTCCGGGCCGAGTTGACTTTTTTCTCAAAAAAAACGGGGATATCATCGTCAACGAGATTAATACCATGCCGGGCTTTACAAAAATAAGCATGTATCCGAAATTATGGGAAGCCAGCGGCATAGCTTATGCCGAGCTGATTGACAAATTAATTCAACTAGCAATTGAAAGATTTAACAAAGAGCAAAATTTAAAAACAAATTACGTTAAATAA
- a CDS encoding DUF2061 domain-containing protein, which translates to MKNIQHYSKESWPRSLTKMITYRIAILILDFTIVYLLTGKIEIALGFMVASNIYTSIGYYIHERAWDRVKWGKIKQAKK; encoded by the coding sequence ATGAAAAATATACAGCATTATTCTAAAGAATCTTGGCCAAGGTCGCTAACAAAAATGATCACTTATAGAATAGCCATTCTTATCCTTGATTTTACCATCGTCTATTTACTGACGGGAAAAATTGAGATTGCTTTAGGCTTTATGGTAGCCAGCAATATTTACACCAGCATAGGCTATTACATCCACGAAAGAGCCTGGGATCGCGTCAAATGGGGAAAAATCAAGCAGGCTAAAAAATAA